The region GCAGACGCTCTACCAACTGAGCTAAGCGCCCTCAAAAGGTCTATCATGTAAATGGCGCAGCGGACGGGACTCGAACCCGCGACCCCCGGCGTGACAGGCCGGTATTCTAACCAACTGAACTACCGCTGCACTTACACAATGTCGCTATTGTGGCAAACGATTCATCAAGAACTTAAAGTGGCGCAGCGGACGGGACTCGAACCCGCGACCCCCGGCGTGACAGGCCGGTATTCTAACCAACTGAACTACCGCTGCACTAAAAGATCTCAACTTAGAAAGAAGCTTGGTGGGCGCTGACGGGATCGAACCGCCGACATTCTGCTTGTAAGGCAGACGCTCTACCAACTGAGCTAAGCGCCCTTTCAAATCGACTTCATCGCTTGATGAGGTGCATTATAGAGAATCTTCACAGCGTGTCAAACGCTTTTCCGAATGTTTTCCACTTTTTAGGTTCGAGTGATTAAAAAATAGGTTGATCGCCAAAAAAAACAACACTTTTTGTTTATTTTTTAAGTCCATACCGAAATTTATTGAATCTCGAACTCAGATGTAGCGGTATTCATTGCTTGCTGGATCGTTCCTTTTATACACCCTACGGTCCAAAAGCGGCTATTTCGCCGAAATAGTATACAAAGCTTTATCTAAGGACACGTTGTGATCATGTAAAAATGTATTTTCAAATTATTTTTCATCAAGAATAAGGGGGATTTATGCAATATTTTTCGATTCAGGAGGAAATTCAGCTGATCTCAGAGACAAATGATATTTTTCATAATAGTCTAGAGCTGCCTAGTCACTGATAATTTAAATGTGAATAGTGAGATAAAATTCCTTTACCTCCCCTATCCTCTCTCACTCTCTTTTAGAGATTAAAGATAGCGGAGCCATAAGAACGTCAGAGAGGCTATTTTTCTAAAGGCTGTTCTGAGATATAAACCAAAGCCTGTTCATCCACCAGATTAAACAGCTCGATCAGGTCGCTATTGCGCATACGGATACAGCCATGTGACATCGGCATTCCCATCGGTTCAGTATCCGGCGTGCCATGAATATAGATATAACGGCGGTAAGTATCACAACCTTCACCACAGTTAAAGCCTTCTTCCAATCCACTCAGCCATAAAATCCGGGTCAGAATCCAGTCCCGATTGGGAAATTCTGCTGCCAGCGCTTCAGAATAAACCTCTCCTGTTGCCTGACGGGCAATGAATACGCTATTCAGTGGCGCATCAGCACCGATTTTTTCTGCAACTTTGTGCCAGCCTCGGGGAGTTTTGCCACTATTCTCCATTTCCCCGATGCCATTTTTACCGGTTGAAATTGAATAACTCTTGGCAAAGCGAGGTAAATAAAGTTTTTGTGCAGCCAGATCTATCTGAATATCGGCTTGTTCTATATTCCATTGCTGCATACATTTATTCCCTTTCAGACGGTATATGCTTTCCAGATATTGGCTTGGGTTCCGGGCGGCACCATAACCAGATTGCCACAATCAGCATGGTCAGATCAGTAAAGATTTTGACAGCCAGCGGTGCATTGGTAAATAACATGATAATCCCGCTCACCAGCATCATGATAGTGGCAAACCATTTCGCTTTACGTGGTACAGTCCGATTCGCACGCCAGTCGCGTAAAGTTGATCCGTATTTAGGGTGATTCAGTAGCCATTCATCCATCTGCGGCCAGCCTTTAGAGGCAGCCCATGCAGCCAGAATCAAGAAAACCGTTGTTGGCATGCCAGGCAAAACTGCACCTATAAAGCCCAATGTCACAAAAATGACCACCAGACTTCGCCAAAACAACACTTTCATACAGCAACCCTAACCACGGAATTGGGGTAGTATAAGGTGTTTTTGATGGTTATCCGTTGTATTTCTGCATATTTAGCTAGGACTCTTCATGCTTGTACCCTGCCTGACTCAGGATTTTATTGAACCTTGGCAACAGTATCAGCATCCACTGGTACGTCAGCTGGCATTCGCTATTGGCAGTCCGAATATCCTGTCTCAAGTTCCTGCAGAGCTTAAATTGGAGCACGCCTTTGACTTGCATCCAGATCAGATGTGGCAGCAGCATCTGGAAAATTATCATCCACGACTTTTAGAACTGGATCAAAATCCACAGGCTTTGCAGGACTTTATTGCACAACTGAAAAGCACCCGTCTTGGGCTGCGTTTTGAAATGCTGATCTGGTTCTGGCTGCTGGATGATGACTATCATCCTTACACCTTGCTTGGACATAGTATTCAAAAGATTGATGGACCCAGAACCTTGGGTGAACTCGATTTTCTGTTGCTCAATAAAATCACCGGAAAAATCGAACACTGGGAAATTGCTTTAAAATACTATCTGGCTGAAGCAGATTTTAGTTTGCCGCATTGGTATGGATTAAACCGAAGCGATACCTTGAATCGTAAGCTGAAGCATTTCACCCAAAAGCAGTTCCAGTTTCAGGATGCGCTGGATTACCCGATTGATCAGCGCTTCTGTGTATTGAAAGGTCAACTGTATTTACCGATTCACCATAGCGCTCCTATTCCCAATTGGGTAAATACCGGACGGCGTTTGGGTTGCTGGGGTTATCAGATTCCAGACCAGGAAAAATACTTTTATCGCCTGCAACGACATGAATGGATCTATCCGAACCTGCATATGAGTAGTGACTATCCACAGTGGTGGACCAATGGTTTATATAAATCGGCACTGAGCGAAGAATTTTATATGTTTCGGATCCCTACCTTGCTCTAACTGATTACTGGAAAATTTGATAAATATTACATTAATTTACTCAAGCACTATGAAAACCACATATTTTTTCTTTCGTATATTTTCTAATCTAAGTTCCACATCATAATAATTTTATTATTGATAATACGGAGATGATGATGAAAAAAATTTTAGCTACGACTTTAGTGATGGCATTTGTATTAACAGGCTGTAACACCTTTAAAGGTTTCGGTAAAGATGTATCTAAAGCTGGTGATGCAGTAACAGGTACAGCAGAAAAAACTTCTGAAGAAATCCGTCGCAATTAATTCGACTGCTTCAGTAAGAAAACCCTGTCATTGTCAGGGTTTTTTTATGCCTGAGATTCCCAAATTACTATTTCTTCGCCTATCATAATGCACACAATATTCTTGCTTTATGAATGAATCTCATATGACATCTTCCGCAACTCTCGATTTAAGCCTGCAACTGTTACGTCAGCCCTCCGTTACTCCAGTCGATCATGATTGCCAGAACATCATGGCAGAACGCCTGAAAAAGGTAGGCTTCAACATCGAAAACATGCGTTTTGAAGATGTCGACAATATCTGGGCACGTAAA is a window of Acinetobacter sp. ASP199 DNA encoding:
- a CDS encoding DUF1853 family protein translates to MLVPCLTQDFIEPWQQYQHPLVRQLAFAIGSPNILSQVPAELKLEHAFDLHPDQMWQQHLENYHPRLLELDQNPQALQDFIAQLKSTRLGLRFEMLIWFWLLDDDYHPYTLLGHSIQKIDGPRTLGELDFLLLNKITGKIEHWEIALKYYLAEADFSLPHWYGLNRSDTLNRKLKHFTQKQFQFQDALDYPIDQRFCVLKGQLYLPIHHSAPIPNWVNTGRRLGCWGYQIPDQEKYFYRLQRHEWIYPNLHMSSDYPQWWTNGLYKSALSEEFYMFRIPTLL
- a CDS encoding entericidin A/B family lipoprotein, whose amino-acid sequence is MKKILATTLVMAFVLTGCNTFKGFGKDVSKAGDAVTGTAEKTSEEIRRN
- the elsL gene encoding cell wall-recycling L,D-carboxypeptidase ElsL is translated as MQQWNIEQADIQIDLAAQKLYLPRFAKSYSISTGKNGIGEMENSGKTPRGWHKVAEKIGADAPLNSVFIARQATGEVYSEALAAEFPNRDWILTRILWLSGLEEGFNCGEGCDTYRRYIYIHGTPDTEPMGMPMSHGCIRMRNSDLIELFNLVDEQALVYISEQPLEK
- a CDS encoding YbaN family protein produces the protein MKVLFWRSLVVIFVTLGFIGAVLPGMPTTVFLILAAWAASKGWPQMDEWLLNHPKYGSTLRDWRANRTVPRKAKWFATIMMLVSGIIMLFTNAPLAVKIFTDLTMLIVAIWLWCRPEPKPISGKHIPSERE